CCTATCCATTTATTCTGTAACCCGTTGTTCCTTCTGTTCACTGTCGATCCGGTACTGATGGTCGATGACAGCCTCCTGGATATCCAGGTAGGCCCAATGATTCTTGGAGACATCCGGGAATTTCACCGCATCTGCTCCATGGAGCGGGCCGCGGCCGAACATCTGATTAACAATGACTACAGCTTCCGCACGGGTCAGATAAGCATTCGGCTTGAAGCTGCCGTCCGGGTAGCCCTTGAGCAAGCCTGCCGACACGTTGGCTGCAATTACACCTTGTGCCCAATGCCCGGTTATATCATTGAAGCTGGATGCACCGTCTGCCGGTACGGCAAGCTTCAGGTAGTTGGCAGCAGCTGCGGCCATTTCCGCTCTCGTAATCGGAGCAGCCCCCCGGAACTTTCCGGTTGGATCGCCCTTCATCACGCCTTGTGCGCTCACGAAGGCGATAGCTCCCGCTGCATAATGACGGACAGCCACATCCGGGAAGGGAGGATTGCCTACAGCCGCACTTGCATTGTAGCCCAGATTCCGGGCAATCATGAGTGCCATCTGCGAGCGCGTTACCCGCTCATCCGGCTTGAATTCACCATCCGGGAAGCCAACGATATAGGATACATGCGTAGCAGGCGACTGATTATTGAAGTTGATAATCGTAAAGGTACTAAATTTGCTTACCGAGAATTCCAGTCCAAGCAGTCCCTCTTTATAGGTAACCGCTTTGCCTTTGACAACCTCTTTCGTGCCGTCGGTATGTTCAATGAAGATACCGAGCTGTGCCAGGAATGCATTACGCGCCGCTTCATTCGCAGGCAGCTTCACATCTCTTAGCGGCAGAATCAGGGTTACCGCCCGGCTGGACAGGTTCGTCTCGATGGTCATCGGTCTGGCGACCACTTCAATTTTGTTATCCTTGGCCACTTCACGGACCACAGCTTCGAGTGTGGCTCTCTTCTCGATTTCATTCCGCTCTGTTGCATTTCTCACCGGCACCAGCCGGAAATAGAAGTCTTGTCCGATGCCTTCCAGCGATTCGTTCGGAACACGCACAATCGCGTTCTCCGTATAGATTTCCAGTATAATTCCGTTCTCTTTCAGCAATTTGGCGGTCTCCGCCGGAATCTGGACATTCACTTCGCTGACATTGTCCGCCGCATCCGGGATGACTACACGGGCAATGCTTTGTCCCGTCTCTTTCGCCTTCTTCACCGCTTCTTCAGCCTTATCCTTGGTGAAGCGGACCAGATCGGTGATTGTGCCATTGCTCTGAGTGGTGCGCTGAACCGGCACTTTCGTGATACCCGCCGCATTGGCTCCGCCGATGGCCACATCCACCTGAATCACTTCGGTCTTGGATGTTTCAGGCGCTGCTGGCGCCGGAGCGGAACCTCCGCCTGATGGAGCAGGCTCTTGTCTGGTGATAGTTACGGTGTAGGTGTTCGTTCCGCCTGCGGAATCCTTGACGGTGACAACAACCTCATTCTTCCCTACCTTCAGCGGGAGAGCTGCGCTCCAGTCGCCGCTCTTCACCTGTACAGGAGCTTCGCCCGCAATGCTGAGCGTTACTACAGCCCCTGGGTCCAGGGTAAACGGCTTAAGGGAAATCTCATACACACTGTTGCTAACAGTTGCTTCATACTTGTCAGTTTCAGGCTTGAACTCCGGCTGTAGGGTGCCGCTGGAAGGCTCAAGCGAAACCAGCTTCCCGCTGGCGCGGATGACCTGAATTTGATATTGTCCAAGCTTAATGCCCGGGTTCTTCGCATCCACAATATCCACCTGGATGGTATTCAGCCCTTCCTGAAGCGGCAGCTTACTCCAGTCGCCGTCAGGAACCTCTACCCCATTCAGGGTTACCTTGCGTAGTCTATCCTTATCTCCTGCCGGAGCAAGATTCAGGGCGATGGAATCCGTCTCATTAGGTACGGTTGCCAGATAGCCGCTTGGTACGTCGGGCTGGAAGCCCGGACTTAAGGATACCGGCTTATCCCCGGCACTCAATCCCAGCCCGTTCTCCGGCAGCTTGCCGCCGTCTGCGATATATTTGCCGTCTCCGCCGAGATCAATCCCCGGCTGCAATCCCGTAAGCGGGTTATGCTTATTTCCATTCTCGGTCACACTTCCGTGTTCTGGGTCGTAACTGAGCAGGCCACCCTTAGAATCAGAAGGAATGGACACAATCAGTTCATTGCCGTTGATTTCAAAAGGCTCCTTAAGCGGCACGCCGCCGTAAGTGAACCCGGCCAGATCGGTCAGATCGTTGATCGGCTTATTGAACACCAGCTTGAGCTGCCCTGCTTCGGGATAAGCAGCAACGAGCTGAAGCGGAATCACATTGTTATCTTTCGTAATGCCGGACTGCTCACCGGCCTGAATCGGCTTCAATTCATTCAGGACGTTGCCTTCAGCCGTAACATTACCGGCAGCAGGATCGTACCCTACGATCAATGCATCATCCGGACCAAGCGCTTCCTCCAGAACGACTTCCACTTTATCGCCCTGCACCGACTTCACAGCAATAACCTTCCGGCCATCGATGGTCAGCCCGGTGAAATCCCCATCGGTCAACGCAGAGCCAACCGGCTGATTGAATGTCAATACAGCGTGATCCGGCTGGCCTTCGTTTACCGCCACATGGGTCAATTCCAGCTGTGGTACAGTGAACGGCACCAGCTTCGTTTCTGTTCTTACTTCATCGCCGAATGTTTTGGTCGAAGTCACCGCCACATGGTAGGAGCCCGGTGCCAGCGGTCCCGGCAGCTTGGTGTCCCACTTATAGACATCATCGGTTACGGTAATGCCTACCTCAAGATCGAACAGATGTGCATTCGGGTGGACGTCCACTTTATATACAGCAGCCGTAACCACCGAATCAAGTGCAGCTTGTCCAGTTACAGGAAGCGGCAGATCTGCTCCATATACCTCGGTTCCCTTAGCAGGCGTTTCAATTTCCAAGGAATCCCCGAACGGTCCGTTCGCAATAAGCGTAAAGTCGGACACTGGCTCCTTCCCGGAAGTCTGAGCCTGAATTGCCGACTCTGCGGCATCATATTCGATTCGAACCACAGGGTCATTGGACAACGGGCTGGCCAGGGTCAGAATGATGACACTAGGATCTTGGTCGGATACTACAGCGTTCGTAACATCCACCACTTTTCCGTCCAGTGTCACTCTGAAGTCATCCGTAGGGTCAGCATCGCCATCATTGAACTTAACCGGCTTGTCGAACTTAATGGATACCTGGTTGTTGCTGCCCTCTGTATAGCTTGCGCTATCAGCCACTGGCGGCTGCTTCACCAATCCGGCAATGGCATCCGCCAGACCCTTGCGGGCGGCCTCAACCTCTTCAGGGGAAGCATGGTCATCATCAAGGACCGCCTTGGCTGCATCCGATGCATCCTTGAGCACTGCCAGAGAAGCCTTCGTATAGACCTGCGGCTCCAGACCGAGATAACCCTCTGCTGTATCGTTGTCCTGCTTCAGCGGGGTTTTGTCTACTAATGTTATAGTAGTACTAATACTGGAGTTCGCATCGCCTGGCATACCACCATATTCCACAAGATAAGCATCAACCCTGTTATCTATTGGATAGTCATTCCACTTTCCGCTTGCAAAGATGTGCACCACATGTTCGTAGGTAGAGTCATTCGGCTCTCCTGCATCCCAGTTGTTATGCATGATATGGTTAGTACCAATCCCATAAGTAAGATCCGTCACTGTGGCAGAATCATTTCTTCCACCATTAGCGTTGTACCCCTTATAGAAAGGAAGCCCGGATTTGCCTTCGTACTGCAGCTTTCCTTCAGGTCCGGTTACCCAGCGCCAATCGCCATAACCATTGTATTTGTTGTTCTGCAAGGCGAACACACGTGTATTGGCCCTTCCGTTCATATCCTCGGAACGAGCTACATCTTTCCCGCCAACCCAACCAATCCCTCTAGCCTTCTCCGCAATAAAAGCGTTCTCATCCGGGCCGGTAATCGTCGCCAGATACCCTTGGCGGCCATAATAGGTCCGCTGTTCGGCCTTCACCCGGGCATCCGTCCACTTCACGCTTGGATCTGTAACATACTCATAGAAGTGACCATTCTTATTAAAGGCAAGAACAGGGCCAAGACCAAAGGTCAGACTACGTTCACCGGAAGTGGTCATCGTAAATTGGGCATTCTCCAATACCTGCTGATAGACTTCAACCGCCGCGTTGCCTGTTAAGATATAGGCTCCGTTGCCCCCGCTAGTCGCTACTGTAATTCCTGTACCGGATGTGGCGAATGTCATCTGATCGCCCGCTTTATATCCGTTAATGACAACCGTAGCCCCTGTCATCATTTCACCCGCATCTGCGGTGATAAAGAGCTCCGGGAAGGTTAATTTTACTGCTCCGCCATCCTTGGTGAAGCTCCGGTACTTATCCGAAGTGAAAATTTGTTCCGAACCATCATTCTCCGCTACAGCCGCATGGGCCACTGGCCCAAGCACCGCAAAGTTGGCGGTGACCAGCGCAATTGATAAAGAGGCGGCCAGAGTGCGTGACCATCCTTTATTCCATTTCTTCGATGTTGTCATCTTTTTGTGTACTCCTCATCTAATGGGACTTGTATGGGATCAGCCGACACTTCCTATTGTTCATAGACCGCTTGCCTGTTACCTGTAAATTCCTCCCTTCCTATGCAGGCGTTCACCAAATCGTAAGATACGGATACCGGCAGGTTGTGTATAATAATCTCTTAGTTCCTAATAGTATCCGACAGTCCTCTACATTAACTCTACAATCCTCCTTTTTTGTGACAAATACCATTGCATAATTGCGAATTCCCTTTCACTTTTTGCTATCATTCCTATTTATAATTAAAAAAGACACCCCTAAGGGTGCCTTGGCTGATCCTGCGGATCGCTTATTTCGGTTAATCCAACGAAATATAAATCTTCTGAATCTCCTGCACCCCGGGCATGAACCCGAGATTGTAGTACATAGATTCCGCATCATTTCCTTCCATTACATACAATCTCAGCAGCGGATAAGAACCCTTCAGAGTGGTGAGGGCTCTTTGCAGCATGCGTGTAGCCAGTCTTCTCCCACGATAAGCAGGATTAACGCCAATGCTATAGACTGCGGCCACGCCGTCCTGTAGACACAACCTGCAATTGGCAATGAGCTGATCAGTCGCGTTATCGAATACCAACGTGGAAGCCTGCGTCAATATTTCATTGGAGTAATTAGGATCTTCACCGGGTACAAAATCTTCTAAAGCAAATTGCTTCCTCCGGGTTGCATCCAGTCCGCCTCGAAAGCTCTCAAAATCACAGCGGGCAATCTCTTCTGCAAGGATGAACCGTTTGCCCCCTGCCTCGGTTACCTCCACTTCAGGACTCTCAATCCTCAGATTATCCTCCCAATTCACTTGGAAATATTCTGTAGGCCGCTGCATCCAGCGGCATCTGAACTCATCCGGCCAAAAGCCTGCCCGGGCATACAGCTGAACCTGATCCGGCAGAATTTCATAGGCTCGTATGGGCTCCTTCCGGTCAGACCACTCGATCAACAGCTTTTTAAGCTGCTTGAGCACTCTGAATGTATCGTTAAATGGCGGGATTACAAAGAGATGGTAGATCACATTGGGTGACATCCGGACTCCGCCGATTTTGCTCTCCCCCTTGTATATCCAAAAGGCATTTCTGCGCGGATTCGCATAGCTTTCCTCTCTAAAAAAACCGTTATACTCCATGTTATAGTAGACGGAGCAATATACGCCCCACTCCTTGGGCTCTGCTCTTCGAATAGACCAATCACCGTTTAAATCGTAGAATATCGTATCTTCAGACCATTGCTTCATACTCATCGTGCACCCCTCCTTCCTCTTAATCTTATCAACACCATACTCCCATTCAAATATAGGAAACTGCTATAAAAAGACTCTACTGTTTGTTTTTTTCTCAAATATAGGGTATATTGTCAGCCCCCAACTGTCTTATAATGGAATTGGGCGGGATTCTTCGGTCATTTATGAACGCGCGTTCATAACCCTGCCTGTCATCTATCATGAGGAGGAATGGTTATGCAATACGGTCATTTTGACGACAAGAACAAAGAGTACCTGATTACAAAGCCGAATACGCCTGCTCCCTGGGCCAACTATCTCGGCTCGCCGGAATACGGTGCGATTATCTCAGGCAATGCCGGAGGCTACAGCTTCGTGAAATCCGGGGCCAACGGACGGCATATCCGCTATCATTTCAACTCCAAGGACGAGCCTGGGCGCTACATTTATGTCAAAGATCTGGAGAACGGCGATTATTGGTCCGGCTCCTGGCAGCCGGTAGGCAAGGATCTGGAGCAATAC
The window above is part of the Paenibacillus sp. FSL H8-0048 genome. Proteins encoded here:
- a CDS encoding S-layer homology domain-containing protein, with translation MTTSKKWNKGWSRTLAASLSIALVTANFAVLGPVAHAAVAENDGSEQIFTSDKYRSFTKDGGAVKLTFPELFITADAGEMMTGATVVINGYKAGDQMTFATSGTGITVATSGGNGAYILTGNAAVEVYQQVLENAQFTMTTSGERSLTFGLGPVLAFNKNGHFYEYVTDPSVKWTDARVKAEQRTYYGRQGYLATITGPDENAFIAEKARGIGWVGGKDVARSEDMNGRANTRVFALQNNKYNGYGDWRWVTGPEGKLQYEGKSGLPFYKGYNANGGRNDSATVTDLTYGIGTNHIMHNNWDAGEPNDSTYEHVVHIFASGKWNDYPIDNRVDAYLVEYGGMPGDANSSISTTITLVDKTPLKQDNDTAEGYLGLEPQVYTKASLAVLKDASDAAKAVLDDDHASPEEVEAARKGLADAIAGLVKQPPVADSASYTEGSNNQVSIKFDKPVKFNDGDADPTDDFRVTLDGKVVDVTNAVVSDQDPSVIILTLASPLSNDPVVRIEYDAAESAIQAQTSGKEPVSDFTLIANGPFGDSLEIETPAKGTEVYGADLPLPVTGQAALDSVVTAAVYKVDVHPNAHLFDLEVGITVTDDVYKWDTKLPGPLAPGSYHVAVTSTKTFGDEVRTETKLVPFTVPQLELTHVAVNEGQPDHAVLTFNQPVGSALTDGDFTGLTIDGRKVIAVKSVQGDKVEVVLEEALGPDDALIVGYDPAAGNVTAEGNVLNELKPIQAGEQSGITKDNNVIPLQLVAAYPEAGQLKLVFNKPINDLTDLAGFTYGGVPLKEPFEINGNELIVSIPSDSKGGLLSYDPEHGSVTENGNKHNPLTGLQPGIDLGGDGKYIADGGKLPENGLGLSAGDKPVSLSPGFQPDVPSGYLATVPNETDSIALNLAPAGDKDRLRKVTLNGVEVPDGDWSKLPLQEGLNTIQVDIVDAKNPGIKLGQYQIQVIRASGKLVSLEPSSGTLQPEFKPETDKYEATVSNSVYEISLKPFTLDPGAVVTLSIAGEAPVQVKSGDWSAALPLKVGKNEVVVTVKDSAGGTNTYTVTITRQEPAPSGGGSAPAPAAPETSKTEVIQVDVAIGGANAAGITKVPVQRTTQSNGTITDLVRFTKDKAEEAVKKAKETGQSIARVVIPDAADNVSEVNVQIPAETAKLLKENGIILEIYTENAIVRVPNESLEGIGQDFYFRLVPVRNATERNEIEKRATLEAVVREVAKDNKIEVVARPMTIETNLSSRAVTLILPLRDVKLPANEAARNAFLAQLGIFIEHTDGTKEVVKGKAVTYKEGLLGLEFSVSKFSTFTIINFNNQSPATHVSYIVGFPDGEFKPDERVTRSQMALMIARNLGYNASAAVGNPPFPDVAVRHYAAGAIAFVSAQGVMKGDPTGKFRGAAPITRAEMAAAAANYLKLAVPADGASSFNDITGHWAQGVIAANVSAGLLKGYPDGSFKPNAYLTRAEAVVIVNQMFGRGPLHGADAVKFPDVSKNHWAYLDIQEAVIDHQYRIDSEQKEQRVTE
- a CDS encoding GNAT family N-acetyltransferase, with the translated sequence MSMKQWSEDTIFYDLNGDWSIRRAEPKEWGVYCSVYYNMEYNGFFREESYANPRRNAFWIYKGESKIGGVRMSPNVIYHLFVIPPFNDTFRVLKQLKKLLIEWSDRKEPIRAYEILPDQVQLYARAGFWPDEFRCRWMQRPTEYFQVNWEDNLRIESPEVEVTEAGGKRFILAEEIARCDFESFRGGLDATRRKQFALEDFVPGEDPNYSNEILTQASTLVFDNATDQLIANCRLCLQDGVAAVYSIGVNPAYRGRRLATRMLQRALTTLKGSYPLLRLYVMEGNDAESMYYNLGFMPGVQEIQKIYISLD